From the genome of Flavobacterium ovatum, one region includes:
- a CDS encoding L-rhamnose/proton symporter RhaT: MGIGIFWVLMAAVMLGFYALPSKYVKNYAIENTWGVFWVLAMFVIPVISAFALVDGLIETYSQVSSSLFLLILGLSILWGIGNLLWGISISKIGMALGFSLLIGVGTLSGSLLPFFMGSADKIGTPGGMVILGGIFIIMIGIIANGKAGLLREKFENSEADKTNINPNKMRNGIILCVIGGICAAGFNLSYHVADNLGHIGQISQEQFGNQPWIARIAVMLPSFIGSGIATVIYFSNQLSKNNSWSNFKVADSSKNLVLLLVMAIVYCASLIIYGLGAYELGPLGTSVGFAIFQTGCIMVANLLGFFTGEWNKAGAQSKNWLFAGLTIMSIGIIAVAYGNAIV, from the coding sequence ATGGGAATAGGAATCTTTTGGGTCTTGATGGCCGCTGTTATGCTAGGTTTTTACGCCTTGCCAAGTAAATATGTAAAAAATTACGCTATCGAAAATACCTGGGGTGTTTTTTGGGTACTGGCCATGTTTGTCATACCTGTTATTTCTGCTTTTGCACTTGTAGATGGGTTAATAGAAACGTATAGCCAAGTATCCTCTTCATTATTTTTACTGATTTTAGGACTGAGTATTCTATGGGGAATCGGGAATTTGTTATGGGGAATAAGTATTTCTAAAATCGGAATGGCTCTGGGTTTTTCACTTTTAATTGGAGTAGGAACCTTGTCTGGCTCTTTGTTGCCATTTTTTATGGGAAGTGCCGACAAAATAGGAACTCCGGGTGGCATGGTGATTCTAGGAGGAATTTTCATCATCATGATCGGAATTATAGCCAACGGAAAAGCGGGATTATTGCGAGAAAAATTTGAAAATAGTGAAGCTGACAAAACCAATATCAACCCAAATAAAATGAGAAACGGAATTATCCTTTGTGTAATTGGCGGAATTTGTGCGGCGGGTTTTAATCTTTCCTATCATGTGGCTGATAATTTGGGACATATTGGTCAAATTTCGCAAGAACAATTTGGTAACCAACCTTGGATTGCTCGTATTGCCGTGATGTTGCCTTCGTTTATAGGTAGCGGAATTGCAACGGTGATCTATTTTAGTAATCAATTATCAAAAAATAATAGTTGGTCTAATTTTAAAGTAGCGGATAGCTCAAAAAATTTAGTTCTTTTATTGGTTATGGCAATTGTATATTGTGCTTCATTAATTATATACGGTTTGGGTGCTTATGAATTAGGGCCTTTGGGAACCTCAGTTGGATTTGCCATTTTTCAAACTGGTTGTATAATGGTTGCCAATCTTTTAGGTTTTTTTACTGGTGAATGGAACAAGGCAGGAGCACAAAGTAAAAATTGGTTGTTTGCAGGATTAACTATAATGTCTATTGGAATTATTGCGGTAGCTTATGGTAATGCCATAGTGTAA
- a CDS encoding aldehyde dehydrogenase family protein — protein sequence MNQNIQHYKCYINGEWLDSSTRDSIKVENPANLEVFATVTACSKEDVQYALESSEKAQLAWQLTPAHQRALYLFAIADKLKEERDHFAKLLVLEQGKTFPEAQGEVDGTIQYLTYNAEAARRIQGSMFPSENKNEHLAIYKVPYGVTVGLCAFNFPLALIGRKVGPALVTGNTMIIKPHELTPVTASEFCRLVHEVGVPKGVVNMVVTQNAEAASLLVESPITKLVSLTGSTRAGRGIYKAVAHNVTALTLELGGKAPFIVCDDADIEKAVEAAAISRYANCGQVCICNEMVMVDEKIADEFTDKLIKRVKEIKVGDPFDTSVNMGPGVSSLGMERIDGLVKKNIEQGAELVLGGKRPDGAMFEKGNWYEPTILTNVKNDHVTMQEEIFGPVLPIMKVSGFEEALALTNAREEGLSAYLYTNNYKRHMTAIDQMQVGTIFINRGIVGYIQGYHSGHKTSGIGGEDGIYGIEGFLQKRTVYLDYND from the coding sequence ATGAACCAAAATATTCAACATTACAAATGTTACATCAACGGAGAATGGTTAGATTCTTCGACTCGCGATAGTATTAAAGTAGAAAATCCAGCTAATCTGGAAGTTTTTGCAACGGTAACCGCTTGTTCGAAAGAAGATGTGCAATACGCCTTAGAATCTTCAGAAAAAGCGCAGCTCGCATGGCAATTGACACCAGCACACCAACGTGCGTTATATTTGTTTGCTATTGCTGACAAATTGAAAGAAGAACGCGATCATTTTGCCAAACTATTGGTTTTAGAGCAAGGAAAAACATTTCCAGAAGCACAAGGCGAAGTAGATGGAACGATTCAGTATTTAACATATAATGCCGAAGCCGCACGTCGAATTCAAGGTTCTATGTTTCCTTCTGAAAATAAAAACGAACATTTAGCAATCTACAAAGTACCTTACGGAGTTACTGTAGGTTTGTGTGCTTTTAATTTTCCTTTGGCTTTGATTGGTCGAAAAGTAGGACCAGCTTTGGTTACAGGAAATACTATGATTATTAAACCGCATGAATTGACACCAGTCACGGCATCAGAATTTTGTCGCTTGGTGCATGAAGTAGGAGTTCCAAAGGGAGTGGTGAATATGGTTGTAACTCAAAATGCCGAAGCAGCTTCGTTATTAGTTGAAAGTCCGATTACCAAATTGGTGAGTTTAACCGGTAGCACGCGTGCTGGAAGAGGGATTTACAAAGCAGTAGCGCATAATGTTACGGCTTTGACATTAGAATTAGGAGGAAAAGCACCTTTTATTGTTTGTGACGATGCCGATATTGAAAAAGCGGTCGAAGCAGCAGCTATTTCTCGCTACGCTAACTGTGGACAAGTTTGTATTTGTAACGAAATGGTGATGGTTGATGAAAAAATAGCCGATGAGTTCACCGATAAATTAATCAAAAGAGTGAAAGAAATAAAAGTGGGTGATCCTTTTGATACTTCTGTAAATATGGGCCCTGGAGTAAGTTCGTTAGGTATGGAGCGGATTGATGGCTTGGTGAAAAAGAATATTGAGCAAGGAGCAGAATTGGTTTTGGGTGGAAAACGTCCTGATGGAGCTATGTTCGAAAAAGGAAACTGGTACGAACCAACCATTTTGACAAACGTCAAAAACGATCATGTTACCATGCAAGAAGAGATATTTGGTCCAGTTTTACCCATTATGAAAGTTTCTGGTTTTGAAGAAGCACTGGCTTTAACCAATGCTCGTGAAGAAGGACTATCTGCATATCTATATACCAACAATTACAAGCGCCATATGACTGCGATTGACCAAATGCAAGTAGGAACGATATTCATAAATCGCGGAATTGTAGGCTACATTCAAGGATACCATTCCGGTCACAAAACTTCTGGGATTGGAGGAGAGGACGGCATTTATGGTATTGAAGGTTTCTTGCAAAAAAGAACAGTTTACCTAGATTACAACGATTAA